The Bradysia coprophila strain Holo2 chromosome II, BU_Bcop_v1, whole genome shotgun sequence genome has a segment encoding these proteins:
- the LOC119070053 gene encoding receptor-mediated endocytosis protein 6 homolog: MQSASEGNLLEIIDLAHSLRQEHLYISNEQNTFLSLNDTLIKNSSNVAQLAWICAQQRQNLNSLILSRPDTGPSVCCQKANSLENTKFVDAHKAKGLKYQHVLAYIELFNFLHRSPYLLAQSLAIGDRLGRITSDNMNSIVQTIATGLYGNAILSKDVDMVLRLLRELIEIQIVVSSNPRRMLRAGSCAFSRLYHRLHESLFSAKLFLTAALHEPVMKVLIEDDMLLDIDTLKSVANFPQKIKLKKFGQEGTKEYDEAIKAFHNSTITSLFHLSKLFIQSLSDNWALFPSTLRWVVQTMCHLLKTALINKKEINDILTDMVFTNFICPAVVSPDLFGISDAPISENARFNLIQIGQILQMLALVKHEDIDAKYLELFEMFDRNLVSELMDQLLETEYDISVSMMAIPHQNDFGRRHVLVTQSELNIFVDFFRNVLDNDGLIISGDDRRKLGKVLDQLPDKWETVLNGSESQTVHASPEHMNKAKQSLINLGKSTKTKLAKTISLNVAGMNHNEHVDDSSSVLSNGNHNGSASKNGQLEYEQVLVIPIAIHEESKFQLLTEQEVLNMNNISNEIAPNTENLDELDKIGTDFNEVESGMCNRKRTRFSLSNDDQSIGNTSDNLEVVSEAQSNHSVTSSLEMEENDQNLNDNLSDMVSANVSGRGTPNISGRDTPSSQVTEGETPPIPPLQMAKILNKARSEIDEKFCKFEIKKLVEVDETISIISDTWSTDVLASDSETIEQPDCERNFSTPLIPSSVILPGDDNFDPLRGSGSRIRGGFLEGSDTRSESAWSTDVLASDSEKTTEIDTDDNQSITANSDITDAGRSESDLARDIEVPNRAPDSPFFAPRAPSSNLFRSPDLITFSQRPSDYPNVRMFDESASRNGQSGVRLQSEELIRFLSPSSFQSRSRDEPNYSDANAAFRNTPYRGFDRDSFVNARIRRQNSAESSISNHSSNCDDGNSTTAVGSLAASLKRTNGADPRREYRFPDYPMDARTAATDSVRKSETNLINLFSDLEDVAGPSVDRSAINRNRSDNYSSVVVEHRRTSNDQRTASVDGRRNAMSANQVRQAASISYENHEIITQKTSTLQIVPAVNSSATDDDKTNERNEFLLIQKTMSLNLNNDVQESNGDDFMNDDIVNRPSKYTGAIPKSISFDSSADKNDRSYLRRPDVVRSNGTSFFNKIKQGFKNRHSKKRGGQDDFTGGNGRAIGSVGLDGADASAATNGFNGNEPISFFDTSEDILAKYRRKISSSSEATNSDSVGNPRKNSQSDIDQRNEAGLLLDDSSYWFNNAKRKLRLVLSTTDLHTADFRHTSCHKTPPLLTYLQIQLAQALNLQNLQQISFVSEAIRCLNLLDPIQQRQLVAELQQDLIKRQSYLQYLMRYRQHLLSALENIDRFEDRLRNDRDMCNRHLIMVCVRMFLEKRETTIEHFQEEFSTLTVVDEKIDFIDEFMGKLMDELSNDGILYGMVGWQLQEARVCIERVLLQRLYRQVMFPNDDGDVSRDEVLREHIRKLSQLISPSHPALRIPQEFLVEAPWPFAQQQISYISAYKTPREKVQCVVRSITSIMNLLQMASSRVPSADDLVPVLIYVVIKANPPYLLSTIQYVNAFIGEKLEGEDHYWWTQFSSAVTFIKTMDYGN, encoded by the exons atgcaatcaGCCAGCGAGGGTAATCTACTCGAGATCATCGATTTGGCCCATTCGTTGCGTCAGGAACACTTATACATTTCCAACGAACAAAATACGTTTCTCAGTCTGAATGACACATTAATTAAGAATTCATCGAATGTAGCGCAG TTGGCGTGGATTTGTGCACAACAACGACAGAATCTCAACAGCTTAATATTATCGCGACCAGATACTGGTCCATCAGTTTGCTGCCAGAAGGCTAATTCACTGGAGAATACGAAATTCGTTGATGCACACAAGGCGAAAGGGCTGAAGTATCAG CATGTCTTGGCCTACATTGAACTGTTCAATTTTCTGCACCGTTCGCCGTATCTCCTTGCCCAGAGCCTAGCAATCGGAGATCGTTTGGGCCGAATAACGTCCGACAATATGAACTCGATTGTGCAAACGATTGCCACCGGTCTGTATGGAAACGCTATACTATCCAAGGATGTGGATATGGTCCTGAGGCTGTTACGTGAATTGATCGAAATTCAGATCGTTGTCAGTAGCAATCCGAGGCG GATGCTTCGGGCTGGATCATGCGCCTTTTCCAGACTTTATCATCGTTTGCACGAGAGCCTATTCTCGGCGAAACTGTTTCTAACGGCTGCACTCCACGAACCGGTAATGAAAGTTTTGATTGAAGATGATATGTTGCTTGACATAGATACCTTGAAGTCAGTCGCCAATTTTCCGCAAAagatcaaattgaaaaa ATTTGGTCAAGAAGGTACAAAAGAGTACGACGAAGCCATCAAAGCATTTCACAACAGCACCATAACATCGCTGTTCCATCTCTCGAAATTGTTCATTCAGTCGCTGTCCGACAATTGGGCTCTGTTTCCGAGCACATTGCGTTGGGTGGTCCAAACGATGTGCCATCTCCTAAAGACGGCATTGATCAACAAGAAAGAAATCAACGACATACTCACGGACATGGTGTTCACCAACTTCATATGTCCAGCTGTCGTCAGTCCCGACCTATTTGGCATTTCCGATGCCCCCATCTCCGAAAATGCCCGATTCAACCTAATTCAAATCGGTCAAATTCTACAGATGCTTGCACTGGTCAAGCATGAGGACATCGATGCCAAATACTTGGAGTTGTTCGAGATGTTCGACCGGAATTTGGTATCGGAACTGATGGATCAGTTACTCGAAACGGAGTATGACATTTCAGTCAGTATGATGGCCATTCCGCATCAGAATGATTTCGGTCGTCGACACGTGCTGGTCACGCAGAGCGAACTGAATATTTTCGTCGATTTCTTTCGAAACGTGCTGGACAACGATGGGCTGATCATATCCGGTGACGATCGTAGAAAATTGGGAAAAGTGTTGGACCAATTGCCGGATAAATGGGAAACGGTATTGAATGGCAGTGAGTCACAGACTGTGCATGCATCTCCCGAGCATATGAATAAGGCGAAGCAAAGCCTTATCAATTTGGGAAAGTCGACGAAGACAAAATTGGCGAAAACAATCAGCTTAAATGTGGCTGGAATGAATCATAACGAGCATGTTGATGATTCGTCGTCCGTTCTGTCGAACGGAAATCACAATGGATCTGCAAGCAAAAATGGCCAGTTGGAATACGAACAGGTTCTCGTCATTCCGATTGCCATTCACGAGGAGAGTAAGTTTCAATTACTCACAGAGCAGGAAGTTCTCAATATGAACAACATCAGCAACGAGATTGCTCCGAATACCGAAAATTTGGATGAACTCGATAAAATTGGCACCGACTTCAATGAAGTGGAATCCGGTATGTGCAATAGAAAGCGCACAAGGTTCTCACTATCCAACGATGATCAGTCAATTGGTAATACATCAGACAATCTAGAGGTAGTTAGTGAAGCTCAAAGCAATCACAGTGTCACAAGTTCTCTCGAAATGGAGGAAAACGATCAAAATCTAAACGACAATTTATCGGACATGGTATCGGCCAATGTCTCCGGCCGTGGCACACCGAACATTTCGGGTCGTGACACTCCATCGTCGCAAGTAACTGAAGGCGAAACACCACCCATACCACCGTTGCAGATGGCCAAAATCCTGAACAAAGCTCGATCGGAGATCGACGaaaagttttgtaaatttgagaTCAAGAAACTGGTTGAGGTGGACGAGACAATATCGATTATCTCGGATACATGGAGTACAGACGTTCTGGCGAGCGATTCGGAAACAATTGAACAACCGGACTGTGAACGGAATTTCTCCACGCCGCTAATTCCCAGTTCGGTGATTCTGCCAGGCGATGATAATTTTGACCCGCTCAGAGGTTCGGGATCGAGAATTAGAGGCGGCTTTCTGGAAGGTTCAGATACCCGCTCTGAGTCAGCGTGGAGTACAGATGTACTGGCAAGTGATTCGGAGAAAACTACGGAAATTGACACCGACGACAATCAGAGCATTACTGCCAATTCGGATATAACTGACGCTGGACGATCGGAATCGGATTTGGCACGTGATATTGAAGTTCCTAATCGTGCACCTGATTCACCATTTTTTGCACCTCGTGCACCAAGCAGCAATTTGTTCAGATCACCCGATTTGATAACATTCTCGCAGCGACCATCTGACTATCCGAATGTGCGAATGTTTGATGAAAGCGCCTCACGAAATGGACAGTCAGGTGTCCGCTTACAATCGGAAGAATTGATCCGATTTCTCAGTCCATCCAGTTTTCAATCGCGGTCACGCGATGAACCAAACTACTCGGACGCAAATGCTGCTTTTCGAAACACACCGTATAGAGGATTCGACCGTGATAGTTTTGTGAACGCAAGAATCCGACGACAGAATTCGGCAGAGAGTAGCATTTCGAACCATAGCTCGAATTGTGATGATGGCAATTCAACAACAGCCGTTGGAAGTCTAGCAGCTAGTTTGAAGCGAACGAATGGTGCAGATCCACGACGTGAATATCGTTTTCCCGATTATCCAATGGATGCCAGAACTGCGGCAACTGACAGTGTACGAAAATCGGAGACCAATCTAATCAATCTGTTCTCGGATTTGGAGGATGTGGCAGGTCCAAGTGTTGATCGTTCAGCGATTAATAGGAATCGTTCGGACAATTACTCGAGTGTCGTTGTTGAACATCGACGTACATCGAACGACCAACGTACTGCTAGTGTTGACGGGCGACGTAATGCAATGTCGGCGAATCAGGTACGGCAAGCAGCTAGTATAAGCTACGAAAACCATGAAATTATCACTCAGAAAACATCGACGCTACAAATTGTGCCAGCCGTGAATTCATCGGCAACCGACGATGACAAGACTAACGAACGGAACGAATTTCTGTTGATTCAAAAGACAATGTCGCTGAATTTGAACAATGACGTGCAGGAAAGTAACGGCGACGACTTCATGAACGATGATATAGTCAACCGACCGAGCAAATATACCGGCGCAATTCCTAAAAGCATAAGCTTTGATTCGTCGGCCGATAAAAATGATCGCAGTTATCTGCGCAGACCTGACGTGGTGCGATCGAATGGGACGAGTTTCTTCAACAAAATCAAGCAAGGCTTTAAGAACCGTCACAGCAAGAAACGAGGCGGTCAAGATGATTTTACTGGTGGCAATGGAAGGGCCATCGGTTCGGTTGGACTAGATGGGGCTGATGCATCAGCGGCTACAAACGGTTTCAATGGCAACGAACCCATTTCCTTTTTCGATACTAGCGAAGACATTCTGGCAaaatatcgaagaaaaatttcgtcgtccAGTGAGGCGACCAATTCCGATTCGGTGGGCAATCCAAGAAAGAATTCGCAGTCGGATATCGACCAGAG aaacgaggccggtttgCTTTTGGACGATTCATCGTATTGGTTTAATAATGCGAAACGTAAACTCAGACTGGTTCTGTCGACCACTGATTTACACACAGCCGATTTCAGGCATACCAGT TGTCACAAAACGCCACCCCTTCTGACCTACCTTCAAATTCAGTTGGCACAAGCACTGAACCTACAGAATCTACAGCAAATATCATTCGTATCAGAAG CTATTCGATGTCTGAACTTACTCGATCCAATTCAACAACGTCAACTGGTTGCCGAACTGCAGCAAGATTTAATCAAGCGACAAAGCTATCTGCAATATTTGATGCGGTATCGTCAGCATCTGCTGTCTGCACTGGAAAATATCGATCGCTTTGAGGATCGACTACGCAACGACCGTGATATGTGCAATCGTCATTTGATTATGGTCTGCGTTCGCATGTTCCTGGAGAAGCGTGAGACAACAATCGAACACTTCCAAGAGGAGTTTTCTACGTTGACGGTGGTAGACGAGAAGATCGATTTTATCGATGAATTTATGGGCAAATTAATGGATGAGTTAAGCAACGACGGCATACTGTACGGAATGGTTGGATGGCAACTACAAGAGGCTAGAGTTTGCATCGAACGAGTCTTATTGCAGCGACTCTATCGGCAGGTCATGTTTCCCAACGATGACGGTGATGTTTCACGTGACGA AGTTCTGCGTGAACACATCCGAAAATTGTCACAGCTAATCAGTCCATCGCATCCAGCGTTACGTATTCCACAAGAGTTTCTCGTCGAGGCACCATGGCCATTTGCTCAGCAACAAATCTCCTACATTTCAGCCTACAAAACGCCTAGGGAAAAGGTACAATGTGTTGTTAG GTCTATCACAAGCATTATGAATCTTCTACAAATGGCTTCAAGTCGAGTGCCTTCGGCCGATGATTTAGTACCAGTTTTGATCTACGTTGTCATCAAG GCTAATCCACCGTATCTTCTATCAACGATTCAATATGTGAATGCATTTATCGGCGAAAAATTGGAGGGCGAGGATCATTATTGGTGGACACAGTTCAGTTCAGCTGTAACATTTATCAAAACAATGGACTATGGCAATTAG